ACAGCACTTCCTGGTTGCGCAGCACCTGCATGCTGGTGGTGAAAGCACCCACTTCGAAAAGCGCCACGACGGCATCGAGGCCCTTGCCCGGCAATTGCTCGATCAGGCGAGCGGTCGCGAGGCGGGAGGCATAAGACTCGACGTCGAGGATCACCGCCTTCAGACCGGCCGCCTCGGCCAGGCCTTCGCGGTCCTGGACCTTTTCCTTGCGGGACGCGGCAATCAGCACCTCGACATCGCCGGCAGAGGCGGTGCTCTGCCCGGTGACGCAGAAATCGAGGCTGACTTCATCGAGCGAAAACGGGATGTACTGGTTGGCTTCGGACTCGACCTGGATTTCGAGTTCCTGCTCGCTCATGCCGCCAGGAAGAATGATCTTCTTGGTGATGACCGCCGAGGGAGGCAGCGCCAGCGCGACGTTGCGGGTGCGGGTGCCGCTCTTGCGCACGACGCGGCGGACGGCTTCGGCCACTTCGTCGAACTTCTCGACGTTGCCGTCAGTGATCCAGCCCCGTTCCAGGGGTTCGATCGCGCAGCGCTCGAGAACCAGCTTGCCACTGGCCTCACGGCCGAGCTCGACCAGCTTCACGCTGGAAGAGCTGACATCCAGGCCGAGCATGGGGGCGTTCTGTCGGCGAAACAATGATCCGAAAGCAGCCAAGTTAGGTCCCTTTACCCCTGCATTTGTAACTAATGGAAAAATTTGCGTTCGGTTGCATGCTAGCAGCAGGCGTAGCGGCAACCAAGCAACCCACGTCGGCAAAATGGCAGACCGTTGTCAAAAGCTGACGCTGAAGCCACATTTGGTAACTTTTGGTTTAGCCCGCAACGATGCACCCAAGTTCCGCCCGTGGCAAGGGGCCGGCTTTTTATAATGTGCGGTGACTCTCCGGGCCCACATGCAAGAAACTTCACGCCTCAAAGGGCCAGCCAAGACCCCTCCCCCCGCACGCCCAGCCTGGCTGAAATGGCTGCTGCGCTTCATGGTCTGGGGATTGGGCATTGCCGCAGCCGGTGTTCTGGCGTTGCTGTGCGTGATCGCCGTCGCCCTGGCCGTCGCCTACCCGAACCTTCCCGACATCTCCGAGCTGTCGGACTACCGGCCGAAGCTGCCGCTGCGGGTTTTCTCCGCGGAAGGCATCCTGATCGGCGAATTCGGCGAAGAGCGCCGCAACCTGACCCCGATCGCGGCAATCCCCAAGCTCGTGAAGGAGGCGGTGCTGGCGGCCGAAGACACGCGCTTCTACGATCACGGCGGCGTCGACTACAAGGGCATGGTGCGCGCCGGCCTGGCCAACATGAACCGCGTGAAGAGCCAGGGCGCGTCGACCATCACGATGCAGGTGGCGCGCAATGTCTACCTGAGTTCCGAGAAAACGCTCACGCGCAAGATCTACGAGGTGCTGCTCACCTTCAAGCTGGAGCACCTGCTCACCAAGGACCAGATCTTCGAGATCTACCTGAACCAGATCTATCTCGGCAACCGCGCATACGGCTTCGCGGCGGCCTCGGAGGCGTATTTCGGCAAGCCGCTGCAGGAGCTCTCCATTGCGCAGGCCGCCATGCTGGCCGGCCTGCCGAAGGCGCCGGGGGCCAACAACCCCGTCAACAACCCGCAGCGGGCGCGCGGACGCCAGTTCTATGTGATCGACCGCATGCAGGACGCAGGCTTCATCACCGCCGAGCAGGCGGCCGAGGCCAAGAAGGAAGAACTGCACCTGCGCGACGCGGCCGACCCGAACCGCCTGCATGCCGAATACGTGGCCGAAACCGTGCGCCAGCTGATGTATGCGCAATATGGCGACAGCACCTACACGCGCGGGCTCAAGGTGTACACCTCGCTGGTGGCGGCCGACCAGGCCGCGGCATACAAGGCCCTGCGCAAGGGCATCATGGATTACGAGCGCCGCCAGATCTACCGCGGCCCCGAGAAATTCGTCGAGCTGCCCAACGACCCGAAGGAGCTCGACGACGCAGTGGACGACGCCCTGACCGACCATCCCGACAACGGCGACGTGATGGCGGCCGTGGTGCTCAAGGCCAACGCCCGCGAAATCTCGGCCGTGCGCGGCAATGGCGACCCGGTGCAGATCACGGGCGATGGCCTCAAGCCCGCGCAGTCCGGCCTTTCCGACAAGGCACCGCCCAACATCAAGATTCGGCGCGGCGCGGTGATCCGCGTGGTGAAGACGCCCAAGAACACCTGGGAAATCACTCAGCTGCCCGAAGTGGAAGGCGCCTTCGTCGCCATGGACCCGCGCGACGGCGCCATCAAGGCGCTGGTGGGCGGATTCGACTTCGGCAAGAACAAGTTCAACCACGTGACGCAGGCCTGGCGCCAGCCGGGTTCGAGCTTCAAGCCTTTCATCTATTCGGCGGCGCTCGAGAAGGGCTTCACGCCGGCCACGGTCATCAACGATGGTCCACTCTTCTTCGATGCCGGCACCACCGGCGGCCAGCCCTGGGAGCCCAAGAACTACGGCGGAGGCTACGACGGCCCGATGTCGATGCGCACCGCGCTGATGAAGTCGAAGAACCTGGTGTCGATCCGCATCCTGCAATCGATCGGCACGCGCTACGCCCAGGAATGGATCACCAATTTCGGCTTCGACAAGGACAAGCACCCGGCCTACCTGCCCATGGCGCTGGGCGCCGGCTCGGTCACGCCAATGCAGATGGCCACGGCCTATTCGGTGTTCGCCAACGGCGGCTACAAGGTCAATCCGTATCTGGTGACCCGCATCACCGACCACAAGGACCGGGTGCTGGTCGACAAGCAGCCGCCGCTGCTGAACGAAACGATCCGCGCCATCCCTCAGCGCAACGCCTTCATCATGGACACGCTGCTGCAATCCGTGGCGCGCGCCGGCACCGCGGCCAAGGCCCAGGCGATGCTCAAGCGGCCCGACCTCTACGGCAAGACCGGCACCACCAACGACTCGCTCGATGCCTGGTTCGCGGGCTTCCAGCCCACGATGACCGCCATCTCCTGGATCGGCTACGACACGCCGCGCAACCTGGGCGACCGCGAAACCGGTGGCGGGCTGAGCCTGCCGATCTGGATCAGCTACATGGAAACGGCGATCAAGGGCGTGCCCGTGACCGAGCTGTCCGCCACGCCCCCGTCGGGTGTCGTGAGCGTGGGCGGCGAGTGGTACTACGACGACTACGCGCCGGGCCGCGGCGTCTCCAGCCTTGGCGTGGACAGCTCGTCAGCGGCGCCGGCAGAGTCCCTGAGCGGGGTTCCGGTGAGCCCGCCCGCGCCGCCCGAGGAGCGCAACCGCATCCTCGACCTTTTCAGGAACTGAAGACCTGACGACGGTCAGGCGGCCGCAAACTCCAGCGGCTGCCCGGCCTGAAGGCTCGCCTCACGGGAAAGATTCCCGAAGAATTCCTCCCCCGTCTTGGTGTCGACCCAGGCCTTG
This genomic window from Variovorax paradoxus contains:
- a CDS encoding pilus assembly protein PilM; its protein translation is MAAFGSLFRRQNAPMLGLDVSSSSVKLVELGREASGKLVLERCAIEPLERGWITDGNVEKFDEVAEAVRRVVRKSGTRTRNVALALPPSAVITKKIILPGGMSEQELEIQVESEANQYIPFSLDEVSLDFCVTGQSTASAGDVEVLIAASRKEKVQDREGLAEAAGLKAVILDVESYASRLATARLIEQLPGKGLDAVVALFEVGAFTTSMQVLRNQEVLYDRDQAFGGAQLTQLIVRQYGFSAEEAEAKKRSGDLPDDYGSGVLKPFVESIAQEIARALQFFFTSTPHNRVDYVLLAGGSASLPSLTSAVTRQTSFACSLVNPFDGMELGPNIREKKVRREAPSYLTSCGLAMRRFVQ
- a CDS encoding penicillin-binding protein 1A gives rise to the protein MQETSRLKGPAKTPPPARPAWLKWLLRFMVWGLGIAAAGVLALLCVIAVALAVAYPNLPDISELSDYRPKLPLRVFSAEGILIGEFGEERRNLTPIAAIPKLVKEAVLAAEDTRFYDHGGVDYKGMVRAGLANMNRVKSQGASTITMQVARNVYLSSEKTLTRKIYEVLLTFKLEHLLTKDQIFEIYLNQIYLGNRAYGFAAASEAYFGKPLQELSIAQAAMLAGLPKAPGANNPVNNPQRARGRQFYVIDRMQDAGFITAEQAAEAKKEELHLRDAADPNRLHAEYVAETVRQLMYAQYGDSTYTRGLKVYTSLVAADQAAAYKALRKGIMDYERRQIYRGPEKFVELPNDPKELDDAVDDALTDHPDNGDVMAAVVLKANAREISAVRGNGDPVQITGDGLKPAQSGLSDKAPPNIKIRRGAVIRVVKTPKNTWEITQLPEVEGAFVAMDPRDGAIKALVGGFDFGKNKFNHVTQAWRQPGSSFKPFIYSAALEKGFTPATVINDGPLFFDAGTTGGQPWEPKNYGGGYDGPMSMRTALMKSKNLVSIRILQSIGTRYAQEWITNFGFDKDKHPAYLPMALGAGSVTPMQMATAYSVFANGGYKVNPYLVTRITDHKDRVLVDKQPPLLNETIRAIPQRNAFIMDTLLQSVARAGTAAKAQAMLKRPDLYGKTGTTNDSLDAWFAGFQPTMTAISWIGYDTPRNLGDRETGGGLSLPIWISYMETAIKGVPVTELSATPPSGVVSVGGEWYYDDYAPGRGVSSLGVDSSSAAPAESLSGVPVSPPAPPEERNRILDLFRN